A window of the Euzebya pacifica genome harbors these coding sequences:
- the miaB gene encoding tRNA (N6-isopentenyl adenosine(37)-C2)-methylthiotransferase MiaB: MSARTYFIRTYGCQMNEHDSERAAGVLETMGYRPAPDPESAGLVLLNTCAIRENADNKLYGQLSHLKPLKLADPSKTIVVGGCLAQKDQDKLAEKAPYVDVVYGTHNMGRLPELLAQADSASLPVVEILEHTQMFPSALPSMREVRHHAWVSISIGCDNTCAFCIVPSLRGPEKSRKLGDIVSETRELVADGVTEITLLGQNVNSYGRDLVRAGEVPAEFADGSRNRTLFAELLHMLGDVDGLDRIRFTSPHPKDFTSDVFAAMRDVPTVMEQLHLPLQAGSDRILKLMQRSYRSRRFLDLVAEARDTIPGLAISTDIIVGFPGETEADFQATLDVTEQARFDSAFTFKYSKRPGTTAVDLPDHVEQHVMDERFIRLAELTKRLSAESHARQVGTVQEVVVEGPSKTDDTRLSGRTRHNRLVHFPVVEGLASGATTNVAVTDAAAHYLLGEVTDAAVTPAVPTPGPATALA; this comes from the coding sequence GTGAGCGCACGTACCTACTTCATCCGCACCTACGGGTGCCAGATGAACGAGCACGACTCCGAGCGCGCCGCGGGCGTGCTGGAGACGATGGGTTATCGCCCTGCCCCCGACCCCGAGTCGGCGGGCCTCGTGCTGCTCAACACGTGCGCCATCCGGGAGAACGCCGACAACAAGCTGTACGGCCAGCTCTCCCACCTCAAGCCGCTGAAGCTGGCTGACCCCTCCAAGACCATCGTGGTCGGTGGCTGCCTGGCCCAGAAGGACCAGGACAAGCTGGCCGAGAAGGCGCCCTACGTCGACGTCGTGTACGGCACCCACAACATGGGCCGCCTGCCCGAGCTGCTCGCCCAGGCCGACTCCGCGTCGCTGCCCGTCGTGGAGATCCTCGAGCACACCCAGATGTTCCCCTCGGCGCTGCCCTCGATGCGAGAGGTGCGCCACCACGCCTGGGTCTCGATCTCCATCGGCTGCGACAACACCTGTGCCTTCTGCATCGTCCCGTCGCTCCGTGGCCCCGAGAAGTCCCGCAAGCTCGGCGACATCGTCAGCGAGACGCGCGAGCTCGTGGCCGACGGCGTCACCGAGATCACGCTCCTCGGCCAGAACGTCAACAGCTACGGCCGCGACCTGGTCCGGGCCGGCGAGGTTCCGGCCGAGTTCGCCGACGGGTCGCGCAACCGCACGTTGTTCGCCGAGCTGCTGCACATGCTCGGCGACGTCGACGGCCTGGACCGCATCCGGTTCACCTCGCCCCACCCCAAGGACTTCACCTCCGACGTGTTCGCCGCCATGCGCGACGTGCCGACGGTGATGGAGCAGCTGCACCTGCCCCTGCAGGCCGGCAGCGACCGGATCCTCAAGCTGATGCAGCGCAGCTACCGCTCCCGTCGGTTCCTGGACCTCGTCGCCGAGGCCCGTGACACCATCCCCGGGCTGGCCATCTCCACCGACATCATCGTGGGCTTCCCCGGTGAGACCGAAGCGGACTTCCAGGCGACGCTCGACGTCACCGAGCAGGCTCGCTTCGACTCGGCGTTCACCTTCAAGTACTCCAAGCGTCCCGGCACCACCGCCGTCGACCTGCCCGACCACGTCGAGCAGCACGTCATGGACGAGCGGTTCATCCGCCTCGCCGAGCTGACCAAGCGGCTGTCGGCGGAGTCCCACGCCCGTCAGGTCGGCACCGTGCAGGAGGTCGTGGTCGAGGGACCGTCCAAGACCGACGACACCCGGCTCAGCGGTCGCACGCGCCACAACCGCCTCGTGCACTTCCCGGTGGTCGAGGGCCTGGCCTCCGGCGCCACGACCAACGTGGCCGTGACCGACGCAGCGGCCCACTACCTCCTGGGCGAGGTCACCGACGCTGCCGTCACCCCGGCCGTGCCCACCCCGGGCCCGGCCACCGCGCTCGCCTGA
- a CDS encoding regulatory protein RecX, with amino-acid sequence MSDPEVIARLRAAMDAAGARPAEVANAEVGAEPGEPGAARKGLDDDPAGVPDDVDPAALSKAMAYLTRSASRRPLTVAEARDKLVAREYDDAVVDVAVARAIAMRMLDDEGFARAWVGDRGVKRGYGRRRLHRELAKRKVPEPVIDAALSQLDEVDETAQALELARQRAQRMPADLPPARVAQRLVGMLVRRGFDSGTAHQAAREATALDRDWD; translated from the coding sequence GTGAGCGATCCGGAGGTGATCGCCCGCCTCCGTGCTGCGATGGACGCGGCGGGGGCTCGCCCCGCCGAGGTGGCGAACGCCGAGGTGGGCGCGGAACCGGGCGAACCCGGCGCTGCCCGGAAGGGTCTGGATGATGACCCGGCTGGCGTGCCGGACGATGTCGACCCGGCGGCGCTGTCCAAGGCCATGGCCTACCTGACCCGCAGCGCGTCGCGTCGCCCGCTGACCGTCGCCGAGGCGCGCGACAAGCTGGTCGCCCGCGAGTACGACGACGCCGTCGTGGACGTGGCGGTTGCCCGTGCCATCGCGATGCGGATGCTCGACGACGAGGGGTTCGCCCGCGCCTGGGTGGGTGACCGGGGGGTCAAGCGGGGCTACGGTCGCCGACGGCTGCACCGCGAGCTCGCCAAGCGCAAGGTGCCCGAACCCGTCATCGACGCCGCGCTGTCCCAGCTCGACGAGGTCGACGAGACGGCCCAGGCGCTCGAGCTCGCGCGCCAGCGGGCCCAGCGAATGCCGGCGGACCTGCCGCCCGCCCGGGTGGCCCAGCGGCTCGTGGGCATGCTCGTCCGGCGTGGGTTCGACTCCGGCACCGCCCATCAGGCCGCACGGGAAGCCACCGCCCTCGATCGCGACTGGGACTGA